Part of the Vicinamibacterales bacterium genome is shown below.
GCTTCGGCCCATGCCCATGGCCCTGACGAACAGGCCCAGCCCCAGCAGGCCGTAGATGATCGACGGGACCGCGGCGAGGTTGGCGATGTTGATTTCGATGAGCCGCGCGATCCGGCTCCGGCCGCCGTACTCCTCGAGATAGGTCGCGGCCGCGACCCCGACGGGCAGCGCCATGAGTCCCGTCAGCGCGATCACGAACAGGCTGCCGACGACCGCGTGGTAGATGCCGGCGCTCTCGGCCCTGCGTGACGGGAAGCTCGTGAGGAAGGTCCACGTCAGGCGGTCGGCGCCGTCCTCCCAGAGCCGGGCGAGCAGGGCGCCGAGGGCCGCGATCGTCACGACGAGCACGACGAGCGCCGCCGCCTGGAACAGGAGGTCGGCGCGCCGACGGGCGGCGGTGGAACCTGGCGCGGGAGCGGCCACTAGGTGTACTCCTCGCGGAAGCGCGCGCGCAGCCAGCTGCTGGCCAGGTTCAGGGCGAACGTCATCAGGAAGAGCAGCATGCCGACGGCGAAGATCGTCTGGTACTCGAGCGTGCCCTGCGGCGTGTCGCCGAGGCTCACCTGGACGATGTAGGCGGTCATCGTCTCGATGGGCACGAACGGATTGGCGGTGAAGCGGGGCTGCTGGCCGGCGGCGATCGCCACGATCATGGTCTCGCCGATCGCGCGCGAGGCCGCGAGGATGCACGCCGCGGTGATGCCCGAGAACGCCGCGGGTACGACCACCTGGACCGCGGCCTGCATGCGCGTGGCCCCCAGCGCGTAGGCGCCCTCCCGCAGCCCGCGCGGGACCGCGCGCAGCGCGTCCTCGGACAGCGAGCTGACGAGCGGGAGGATCATCAGGCCCATGACGATGCCGGGGCTGAGGGCGTTGAAGCCGCTCAGCCCAGGAATCCAGCCCTGGAGCAGCGGCGTGACCACCGTCAGGGCGAAGTACCCGTAGACCACGGTCGGGACGCCGGCCAGGAGCTCGAGCGCGGGCTTGACGATCCGCCGTGCGCGATCCGGGGCGTACTCGCTGAGGTAGATGGCGCAGAGCAGGCCGGCCGGCACGGCCACCGCCAGCGCGATGGCCGAGACCACCACCGTGCCGAGCACGAGCGGCAGCACTCCGAACCGCTGCGTGGCGAAGAGCGGCGTCCACTCGGTGCCCGTCAGGAACTCCAGCACGGGCACCTGGCGCAGGAACGACGCCGTCTCGGCGGCGAGGACGGCGATGATGCCCGCCGTCGTGCCCACCGACAGGAGCGCGCACGCGAGCAGCACCAGCTCGATCGCCCGCTCGCCCCGCCGAACGACCATGACCGCTACTTGCTTTCCGCCGAGAGCAGCTGTTCGATCGTCAGGCCGACCTGCGATCCGTGCGACGCGAAGGTCGAGCCGACCGTCCGCGCGGCGAAGCGTGCCGTGACGAGCTGGTACCCGCGGTCGCCGAGCGGCACGTAGCCGACTTCCTGGGCGAGCGCGCCGCCCTGGGCGATGTAGAAGTCGACGAACTTCTGCACTTCCGGCCGCGCCAGGGCCTTCGTGGAGATGTAGATGAAGACGGGCCGCGAGAGCGGCTGGTAGGTGCCGCCCTTCACCGTCTCCACGGTCGGGAGAATCGGGCCGGCGCCGTTGTCGGCCTTCCCGTCGTCCACGGCGACCAGCTTCAGCGTCGACGTGTTCTCGGCGTAGTAGGCGTACGGCATGAAGCCGAAGGCGAGCTCGTCGTTCGCGATGCCCTGTACGAGGACGTTGTCGTCTTCGCTCGACGTGTAGTCGCCGCGGCTGGCGCCTTCCTTGCCGTTCACGGCCTGGGTGAAGTAGTCGTAGGTGCCGGAGTCCACGCCCGCGCCGAACAGGTGCACCTCGCGATCGGGCCAGCCGGGGCGAACCTGCGACCACCGCATGACCTTGCCCTGCGCCTCAGGCGCCCACAGCGTGTGGAGCTCCTCGACCGTCACCGAGTCCACCCAGGTGGCCTTCGGGTTCGCGATCACGGCGAGGCCGTCGTAGGCGATCGGCAGCTCGATGAACTCGACGCCGTGCTCGCCGCAGGCCGCGATCTCGGTGGCGGTGATGGGCCGAGACGCGTCGCTGATGTCCGTCTCGCCGCGGCAGAACTTCTGGAAGCCGCCGCCCGTGCCCGAGATGCCCACCGTCACCCGGACGCCGGGCGTGGACTTCTGGAATTCCTCCGCAACGGCCTCGCTGATGGGGTACAC
Proteins encoded:
- the pstC gene encoding phosphate ABC transporter permease subunit PstC — protein: MVVRRGERAIELVLLACALLSVGTTAGIIAVLAAETASFLRQVPVLEFLTGTEWTPLFATQRFGVLPLVLGTVVVSAIALAVAVPAGLLCAIYLSEYAPDRARRIVKPALELLAGVPTVVYGYFALTVVTPLLQGWIPGLSGFNALSPGIVMGLMILPLVSSLSEDALRAVPRGLREGAYALGATRMQAAVQVVVPAAFSGITAACILAASRAIGETMIVAIAAGQQPRFTANPFVPIETMTAYIVQVSLGDTPQGTLEYQTIFAVGMLLFLMTFALNLASSWLRARFREEYT
- a CDS encoding PstS family phosphate ABC transporter substrate-binding protein — translated: MTQSTAHALSWTLAAALLSGACGGGQSPAATGAAGDATVTLDGSSTVYPISEAVAEEFQKSTPGVRVTVGISGTGGGFQKFCRGETDISDASRPITATEIAACGEHGVEFIELPIAYDGLAVIANPKATWVDSVTVEELHTLWAPEAQGKVMRWSQVRPGWPDREVHLFGAGVDSGTYDYFTQAVNGKEGASRGDYTSSEDDNVLVQGIANDELAFGFMPYAYYAENTSTLKLVAVDDGKADNGAGPILPTVETVKGGTYQPLSRPVFIYISTKALARPEVQKFVDFYIAQGGALAQEVGYVPLGDRGYQLVTARFAARTVGSTFASHGSQVGLTIEQLLSAESK